In Lathyrus oleraceus cultivar Zhongwan6 chromosome 2, CAAS_Psat_ZW6_1.0, whole genome shotgun sequence, the DNA window AAGTGGTTATAAGTATGTTTtttcagatgcctttgaagacataTTTCATTGATTTCACGAGatttattgtcatgtggccccatcgtTAATCATTGTCGTATTGCCCtggtccacttctccaatggaatattgttGATCCACCTTACTGCATATGTATTTGTCAATCTGATatcttcgcggtagtgtttgaagGTAAGACTGTTAATGGCAAAGTTAACCAAAATAACGCAATATGCGAAGAATtgttgggtgcccctttgtgtgaagacacaactaggggtcaaggtattaatctaaaatatcttaaacaatacTATTCAAGCTTAACATTAACCGAATATTCAATTAAGTATGAAAAAATACTTAAAGCTCagtgttatattatgattctatttgCTAATTTTTTATTTCCTAAAACTACTtgtaatacggtaaatattatgtatttacagttgttaagaaacataaataaaatatgaaCATATAGTTAATGTTTTGCTGTTTTGTCCCATCTATATAGttctttgtgtaaaaatgcatAAAATGATACTTGTTCGTTTTATTCTTGCGCCTTTTTGCTACAAGCATTGGGTTGGTCGAGAATGCCGTCACTCGCCCCGGTCAACGAGAAGCCATTCACATTTCCTTTcgcaacaaagtaagtttattttattttatttctacGAATTGATTACTTTATACTACAATTACTTGAGAAAAAATGATTGAAAATTTGTTACATATGCCAGGACCCTCGCACCAACCACTTTTGCCTCAAATCAATACCAGGAGACCCTAAACATctcaggaaaatcgtgggagatCTTGAAGGCAAACGAATGCGCAAGAATGTGGAACTGGAAGGTGTTACGATTATCCGAGTCATTGATTTTCTATTTAATTGTTATATAATTCAGTTTTATggaataatattataaattatttttaactttttattttatttcaaatttttttattattaaaataattaaaaattaaaaataaacataaacaaaacaataGTCAGTATCTATGACACATACTTCTATAAGATGCATGCAtgtaggggtggcaaaacgggcttggcccgctgggcatgcccgttttgcccgcacttttgtgcggggcAGGCCAAGGATTTAGaccctcaccctcaaatgtgtccgccccgccccgccccgtttttttcgcgggcttttgcgggcacgtgtatttacataaatttttgcatttttagacTTAAAGAGTGCAGTCcccgcgggctttccccgccccgccctcacttttttgcggggcgggtctaagttttacgcccacatcctcaactatgaccgccccgtCCCGTCCctttttttgcgggcttttgcgggaCGGATCTAAACGGGGCGtgcatgcccgtttgccacccctaacTACATGCATGTGCCACTTGCAGTGACATTATTAGTGTGTGAATTTAAAATTATAATACTTTTTATTTGAAAGATAATTAATTTGATAAATTATATTagttattttaaaatttaatttaaaaatgttgtttatttttttaaaaaattatgtGTTTTTAGGTCAATTGTTAAAAATTCAAACATTAGATAAAAACAACTTTTCAACTTTTAAAATATTGATTAGACAACTTTTAAGTTTAGAAAATTTTCTAAACATAAATGTCATAATTTTCCTTTTAAAAGAGGGAAATCAACAATTTAAAATCTCTCAGTGTAATTCCTAAAAAGAAACTTAGATTGACAAGTAGCATTATTTAGCTAAGTGGCAGCTGATGTAGAATGACGAGTAACCACAATTTCAAAATTGAATTCCAAAAACTTCATTAATACACATTAAACTACCAACTGCTACTGATATTAATAGCCCACTAACCCAATATGGCCCACTTTACCAATCCCTCCATCAATCTTAACCGTCCAAAGAGAATCATCTTCATCCTGCTTCAACGGTCCATGTTCCGTTACTGTACACAGGAGCCTCCTTCATCTCTCATTTCTTAAATCCATTCCTCCTTATTTTCCTCTTCtcaactctctctctctctctctctctcaaaaagCGCCATTGCTAACTGCTTAAGCTTGCCATCTCCATTGAACTTTCCACCCGAAAGCAATGCCATCTGAGGTATGTTCAGTTCAATTTCCTTCGTTTTCATCTTCGAACTTCAATTTAATTTTGTTAAACTTTTTCTAAAAATTGAAAGTTCTAATCTCCTTTTGATCTTTTCATACTTTTTTTTGACACAATTTTTTTCATGCTTATTCTCTCTTTTTGACTGAAATTTTCTCAATACTCATTTTcttataatattttttttcttcaatttttaaaaatataaaaatcaCACAGTGGAATCTGCGTGACCTAGTGGATTTTTTACTGTTCTGATTCCAGACTCACTTTCTGAGTTTTGACCACCTTTTCATAAAGTTACCATAATTAATACCTTTTGCTCACTCCACTCTACACTTTTACTTTTTTACCCCCTATATAATTAATACACTTTTTCCTATTAATATGGTGTTTAGCGTCAATTGGTgattaatattaatattaatcTGAGTGTGACATTTTCTCTTAAATTATAGATGTAAATTGAAATTAATGCTTAGGAATACTGTAAACGTGACATGGTTTCTTCAGTAGACattaatttcaattttttttttataatgtATGGGCATTATATTTTATTGAAAATTATTTAGAAATGATATAAATATTTTGAAAACATGGTTGGTGAAGGGTTCAGAGTAAGAGTTATTGAAGCCACTGAACATTTGTTAAAGTGAAAGGGATGTATAAGATGAAGAAAGGACTAGGTTGCTGCACCAGGGGAAGGAAAATTAGCATTGATCATGATCAAGAAAGTAAGTTCATACTTTTAAACTTGtgtatatatatatttattatttttataattgtTATTGTTTTTTACTCAATAATAATTATTGTTACTGTCATCGTTGTTGGTGTTGATCTATTTATTTTCTAAAAGAAACATTAATTTATCTTTGGTTACAAAGTCTTTGTTTGAAAAACAAGGACACATAGTTAATTAATAAAGATGGTGTAACGTTCAATTTGAAAAAGAGTTCTACTTCAATCTTCCAAACTCTTTGTCAAAAAAAAGTCTTCCTAACTTTTGTCTATGAATTTTAAGTAATTACAAACTTTAAAAGTATTATGAAAAGTTGTCTATGAATTTTAAGTAATTACAAACTTTAAAAGTATTATGAAAAGTGACAGTGGTATTAAATATATAAAATtgtattttttctttttcttcttgGAATTCATCCTTTAAAGTGGGATGTCTTAGGTTATCCGCGGGTTGGAATACCATTTGATCTAATCTAATGTCCATACACAACTATCAACTGAATTGACGGAACATAAAAATTGTGTTATTTATAgacaattatttttataattaataatataataataatttttacAATTAATAATCTCTATAATAAAAGTGAAAAAATAAATTTGTatttaataattataaatttaATAAGAGTATTGTTGAAAAGAAATCATTGATACACATGAATGTTTATAAATGATCTTATAAAaatgattatatatatatatatatatatatatatatatatatatatatatatatatatatatatatatatatatatatatatatatatatatatatatatatatatatatatatatatatatatataagagttTTATAATTAGGAATAGAAGTACTAGTATATAAGCTTGTAAGTATTTAAATTTAAATGTTTCACTATAGTATGTACCAAAAAATAATAATTTCACTATAGAGATTTGGCAGGCCTAGTTCGGAATATATGATGCTACTTGTATTTATTTTGGCTACTTTCTCTATAATTagatttgaatttgaaattcATAGCTACTTAAACCTCTCTATATTTCTAATGATACATTATTTGTAAGTATGAGCAAGTCCTTTATTGTAGGAGACATTTGTACCTGTCTCACAGTCCTAGCTCACGAGTTATAAATGCATCTTAAAGACTTTTGAACCTTCACTATTGTTTTCTACAACATAGTAACGGTCTCGACATAAATGACATTTAAATTTGTGAAAGACTTCGCTAAACAATGTAATCATCTTTTAATGATATCCACAAAAGACTCCTTACAATGAAAGTAATTGGTGGCCAATGGATGTAACATTGTGGTCCATGAAAAGCACTTCCACACTTTCAAATTTCATATACTAACCAATTATCACCATGATCATCTTACATATATACTATATACTCGTATGTACTAGGCTATAATTTAGGTCAAACAAGTAGAAGGGTGATTGTGTTTCCATGTTTCAAGTCTCAATTTGAGAAAATAGAAGGGAACAAATCAAGTGTAGGTTATTATGTTTCAACTTTCAATCTGAAATCCATTGACCGACATCTGAAATCGGTGGACCATGAGTGTTTTTATTGGGCATAACTACTACCCATTTCACTCCATGGCCCTCCTCATAGATATACTCACAGAATGAACTTAATGCCTTCATTGTGTTGTGGGGTACTTAGTACCTTCACTGCCCATATCTTCTAAATTTTAAGGAAACTACCTTTTTTGTCCTTCTATTCAGAAAACTTCTAAATTTTTATAGACATTTTCGAAACTTACAATTTGTTCAAAACTCGCTTCCAAATGACATCTAACACTCTAACCTCATGTATCTAAGAGAATGAGGTGGTAAGAGTCTCTTTTAAAGAGAATGTAACTTTAATTTTTCTTACTATTTGGTCTTTTGTGGTGCTTTGTAATCTCCTCTTGGCTCTCTTGTCCtttgttattttttaattattatttttaatattacTAGTATTAGTATATTTATTTCAAGGATTGAACTAGATACAATCATTGTTCTAACCTGTCATAGTCTCGGAAGCTTCTATATTGCATTCAAGTATTTGTCCTAGAAAACGTAGGTGATTGGTATTTGTATAAACACCTTTAGTTCACTCTTTTTATGAAGATATAAAAAACATATAAGTTATTTTTTTTGACAAAGTAAAAAAAAGTTATTATAAGCTCATGGAACTTTAAACTACTTTAATATTGTGATTTCATAGAGTACTTTAAATTACTTTAATATTGTGATTATATAAACAACATATTAACAACAATTAACGAATTTTTTTATCAAAGTAATAGTTTTGCAAAAAATATTTCCTAAATAACCAAAATTTCTCATTAATTCCTAAAGTGCTTAtgtttcaaataaatttttttgaCAATGTAGAGCCCATGTCAATCCAATTGCCTCCTAAGCATGTATCTAATTGGGTTGGCTAGACCTATAGAAAGGTTTATAAGAGTCGTCAATTGAATTGACATGTGTTCTGCATTgttaatttttttatttgaaacatGGATATGGGAATTAGTGGGGAAACTTGATTATTTAGAATTTGTTTTTGAAAAACTTagttattttgattaaaaattaaCAATTAACTTGTTAATTATTATGCGATATTAATAAAGTATTATGTGAATTCCAGCAATAATAACATATTTCTTGTCAGTATATCTTGCAATAGTTACATTAATATGTCATGATAATCTGCAATTTCAGAGATATACTTGACATTGTTTGGTAGCCGTATAGTAAAACTTTATACCAACTATGAAGTAAGCGATATCCGTGACAGAGATGTGATGGAATCTCAATTATTCACTTTTGACCATTTGTGacatatttatattttttcttcCTTACTACTATTCAAATTCTCGAGTACTTTTTAAAATGAGTCTAGTTGAGCTATCTTCCAATAACAATGCAGAAAAAATTGATTTCAGAAAGCTTATATTCTTTTACCTAAATAATATATCAAATAATTGTGTACTAAGGTACTAAAGTTGCTTGTTTTTAGGCAACCAAAAAATCATTATGGTTTTAATTAAATGTTAACCATGATGTTTAGTCATATGCTATTTTTGGATGTTTGCCTGCCTGCATAGCTTATTTGTCCAACAGCAGAGAGAATATATTCTTGCATTGTTTTAGTATTGACAGCCAGGTTTCATTTCATTTTCTGGTTAGTTTTTTTTGGTGTAAGGTTTCATTTTTGTAGACTATATTTAGTTATATGTACTAATATTATTATATTTAAGTATAACCCTTTAtgaaaaatcatattttttttatgaatttatatAATGGAATCTTTCAGGAATCATGACATATAAGGGTCTTGAGAGTTGCATTCTAAATAACCAGTCTTATGAAGAGGAGAGCAGAACTAGTAGAGGTGATGGAGGCATAACTGATTCATTTGATGAAGATGACTCAAGTTGTTCTTCAAGCAAGGATGCTTTTGGATCATTCTCTTCAAAATGTTTAACAATGAAAAGGGATGATGAACAAGGTCTTGAAGAATGGGAACTCTCGGAAAGTCCTCAACAATTTTATGTTAAAGAGAAACCTTCTTATGCAATCCAACATTCTGATATTGAAGCCATGAAGGAAAAGTTTTCAAAGCTATTACTTGGTGAAGATGTTACAGGAGGAACTAAGGGCATCACTACCGCTTTGGCACTGTCTAATGCCATCACAAACCTAGCAGGTATATGCTCTTTCCCATTTTATACTATCATTTCTTGTTTCATTTCATGAAATTAATTATAACTTTTATATGATACCCTTTTCTTCTTGCGATAAATAGTCAAGGATATTATTGACAAAATAGTAGTTAAGGTATGTGCTTAAAATGATGATATGCAGTTACTGTTTTTGGTGAGCTGTGGAAATTGGAACCTTTATCTGAAGAAAGGAAGTGCAAATGGCGAAGAGAATTGGATTGGTTACTGTCTCCTACTAACTATATGGTGGAGCTTGTTCCGGCTAAGCAAAACAATGCTAATGGCCGGATCTTTGAGGTACCTTTCATATCAGCTTGGTAGAAAAAGAATAAACTATTTTATACATCATCTTGCCGCTAAATAAGAGTTTTTTTTTCTTGGAACAGATCATGACACCGAAAGCCCGAGCAGACATTCACATGAATCTTCCGGCACTCCAGAAATTGGACTCTATGCTTATCGTACGTCATCTTTTTACTACATCAACAATGATCTTGAACATCTTTTTTTTTCCCCTCAAATTTATCTGTTCTAAGAAAAGTCTTCCTTAGCGACTCGTAGCATAATTTCAAACTCTATTTTCTGTCATTTTTTTCTCCATGTATATGCAATTTTGCACAAGATCTTTACTAGTAACATTTTAGGCTACTACATCTTATTCAGATTATTTGTTGTTGACAGGAGGCACTTGATTCAATGGTGAAAACCGAATTTTGGTATGCAGAGGGAGGAAGCCAGACCGAAGGGAGAGACACGAGTGAGCGGCATAGTAAAAGATGGTGGCTTCCATCACCTCAGGTGCCAAAAACTGGCCTTTCTGACACCGAAAGAAAGCGTCTGGTTCATCAAGGAAGGGTGGTACGTCAAGTATTCAAGGCTGCCAAATCTATCAATGAAAATGTGTTGCTTGAAATGCCGGTGCCAACCGTTATTAAAGATGCACTTTCAAAGGTAATATAGTTTTGTAATGTTGAATAACTAAAAGGAAATTAAATTCTAATGCTTTAAAGGTTATTTAACTACACTTAATATGTGATTTGGTTCTTAATTAATGAGTTAAATTGATCTTTTATATGTTTGTATATTGCAGTCAGGAAAGGCAAACCTTGGACAAGAACTGCACAAGGTTTTGACAACTGAATCAAGTTGTGGCGATGACATTCTTAAATCTCTGAATTTGAAATCTGAACATACGGCCCTCGAGACCATTAATAAACTGGAAGCTGTTATATTTTCATTGAAAGAGAGAACTACGGAACAAGTCACCGGAAAATCACCCGTTCGAACGTCGTGGTCATTTGTGAAGGGCCCTTTGTCAGAAGTTGATAAAATAGAGTTATTATTGGACCGCGCCGAAACACTATTACAGTTGCTTAAAATCAGATACCCCAACCTTCCTCAAACATTTCTCGATGCTGCTAAAGTACAATACGGCAAGGTAAGCTTTTGTAGTTTATAGTATGATGCATGCATTCGACAAATTATTCTGACTAAAGATAACATATTGCATATTTTTTTGTAGGATATTGGACATTCGATTTTGGAAGCTTATTCCAGAGTTCTTGGAAATTTAGCATTCAGCATATCATCTAGAATAGGAGATATATTGCAAGAGGATTCTCTAAGCAATTCTGATTCACTAAGTTCATCTCCCGGAACAAATATCTCTGAAACTTGGATGACGGATTCACATATTAGGCAATCCTTACTTCAAAAGATGAACAAAGCAGATGGACAATGTTGTGACAGTACTTCAGATTTAGAACATGAATCTCTTGATGCCAAATCCAATGATGTAATAGCAGCTACACCAAGCAGGAGTAGTGTTTGGTGCATCAGTAGAGAAGCTTGTGCAAGTTTGTCTACTCCAAATTCTCCATAGAGggttatttatttatttttgatattaGATTTGTAAATGTTATTTATATTATTGTATCGCGGGTTTGAATATATAGAAGCAAACTGATCCGTTTGCCTTctcatatttttttaattttaggATCTGATAATATGTTAGACATGAATTTCTTCATTGCCGATGAAGAGAAAATGTTGGAGAAAATGAAAGTTAGAAACGGAAATAGAGAAGCAAACTGAGTATTATTATCAAAATCATATATTGATTAATTACTCTGAACTCTTAGTAGTTGTGTTAGAAATGCTTAAACTTGTGCTCCAAGCAATCAAAACACAAATGATTAACCTCAATATTTCAAACAATCTCTTCAAACATATGTATTTATTATTCATGCATTTTGCAGAACTCTTCAAACAAAAACAAAGGAATTGGCCTGTTGAATTGATTGAAGCTTCACCTGATTTATATGTACAACTTCAGACCAGTAAATGATTTTATGGAAATTCAAAAAGACACCATTAATATTTATTTCAGAATGGTGAGGTGCACTCAATACATTAATTGGCCTGTTGTAGGCCTACCACGAGGCTTTCTGAAatgattttgcatttgtttttgCTGAAAACACATGGAACAATTTTGCACCTTCATTTCAACTACAATGAGAAGTCTTAACGAAACGGAAATACATGACAAAGGAATGGAGATAAATATAGAAGAAGTATCAACTCTCACGTTATTGAATTAGaaaattgtagaagaagtatttTCACATATTTTAAATTTGTAATTTACAATGAAATGAGAGAATAAACTagcttatatatatatatatagatgaATTTAAATATAATGAACTTATTTAACGAGCCTTATactaataaaataaaataactaTTAATGTAATATTTTCAACACTCTTTCTCGAGTTTGTGAATAGATATTAATAATTTCAAGTTTACGAGTTTGTAAATAGATATTAATAATTCCAAATTTATAAGTTGGTTGAATCattcagttggtatatcctttGCTAACACATCTGTCCATTGATCTGCCTAAAAGGTATGTAGGTTGTACTTATCAATTTATTATCCAACTTTTCTTTAATGAAGTGTTGGTAAATCTCAACGTATTTGTCCATGTCATATTAAACAAGATTATGAATAATAATAATGACTGGTTTATTGTCACAAAACAACTTCATAAGACATTCATATTGTATCTTCAAATCTTCAAACACTTGTTTCATCTATGATATTTCATCCGTCTCAAAATAAAAGTCATATTTGTTACTTTAAAAAATGTAATAAATGAAAGGGAGAGATTACAAAGCTAGAGAATAATAAATATAGAGTATAATAAATAGAGTATAAAGTTAAAAATGTCATTGTATCTTCAACTCTTAACTCTTAGTAATTTTACCAAATCATTCTTGTCATCTATTAGTgtattttaattattattaatacAAAGGGAGAGAATAATAAATATAGAGTATTAATTTGAGAGTATAATTGGAAGATAAAAGTAAAAAATACATTGGGAACTATATGAGTGATAGTTCTTTTAGGACAAATCATTTTTCCAAATTTGACATGTATTTTGGGACGGAGGATGATAACTCATTTGGTGTGAGATATTTAAGCCTCTTATACTTGAACTTTAGAGTAAATTGGAGCTTAagttatttatt includes these proteins:
- the LOC127119899 gene encoding rop guanine nucleotide exchange factor 14 encodes the protein MYKMKKGLGCCTRGRKISIDHDQERIMTYKGLESCILNNQSYEEESRTSRGDGGITDSFDEDDSSCSSSKDAFGSFSSKCLTMKRDDEQGLEEWELSESPQQFYVKEKPSYAIQHSDIEAMKEKFSKLLLGEDVTGGTKGITTALALSNAITNLAVTVFGELWKLEPLSEERKCKWRRELDWLLSPTNYMVELVPAKQNNANGRIFEIMTPKARADIHMNLPALQKLDSMLIEALDSMVKTEFWYAEGGSQTEGRDTSERHSKRWWLPSPQVPKTGLSDTERKRLVHQGRVVRQVFKAAKSINENVLLEMPVPTVIKDALSKSGKANLGQELHKVLTTESSCGDDILKSLNLKSEHTALETINKLEAVIFSLKERTTEQVTGKSPVRTSWSFVKGPLSEVDKIELLLDRAETLLQLLKIRYPNLPQTFLDAAKVQYGKDIGHSILEAYSRVLGNLAFSISSRIGDILQEDSLSNSDSLSSSPGTNISETWMTDSHIRQSLLQKMNKADGQCCDSTSDLEHESLDAKSNDVIAATPSRSSVWCISREACASLSTPNSP